In the Micromonospora narathiwatensis genome, one interval contains:
- a CDS encoding glycoside hydrolase family 9 protein, producing MTPSRRRLTALAAATTLVLTGATANPALAEVPPDAPEQIRNGDFSDGTSPWFSYGTGDLRVVDGRLCTTVPAGLANPWDAGIGQDAVPLIAGAEYELSFDISATPGTAVTAVLQLGSAPYTTYASANANATGTAQHVAKTFTAPADNPGAQLIFQVGGSPQAQTVCLDNVSLRGGEPAQPYEPDTGPRVRVNQVGYLPGGPKNATVVTDAADPLPWQLKSAAGAVVASGQSTPRGVDRASDQNVQTVDFSSFRTPGTGYTLVVDGETSHPFDISGTLYDRLRADSLQFFYAQRSGTAIDGGLIGAEYARPAGHLGVAPNQGDTSVPCQPGVCDYSLDVRGGWYDAGDHGKYVVNGGIATYQLLSAFERTKTAETAGGGAGLGDSTLRVPERGNNVPDILDEARWELEFLLRMQVPAGQPLAGMAHHKIHDRNWTGLPLAPQDDPQPRELHPPSTAATLNLAAVAAQCARLFAPYDAAFAARCGTAAKTAYAAAKAHPKVYASAADGNGGGAYDDTNVTDEFYWAAVELWLTTGAQAYLTDLTASPLHTADVFEAGGAFGWQSVAALGRLDLATVPNALPAAERARIRASVTAAADRYLATLRGQAYGLPLTGEDYSYVWGGNSNIINNAVVLATAFDLTRDAKYRDGAVQSADYLLGRNALNISYVTGWGEHAAQNQHSRIFGHQLDPNLPHPPAGSLAGGANSGLQDPFAANLLAGCKPMFCYVDDINSYATNEVAINWNSALAWLASFLADQRDAKAVPAPTCAATYTTHGSWPDGFNTQVTVRNTGTSAVTGWNVRWAFTGDQHVNSYWSAQVSQSGATVTATNESWNAKIAPGAEVTFGLIGSTASGPNPNPNLVTLNGVACTLS from the coding sequence GTGACCCCATCCCGACGTCGCCTCACAGCGCTCGCCGCGGCCACCACCCTCGTCCTCACCGGCGCCACCGCCAACCCGGCCCTCGCCGAGGTGCCCCCGGACGCGCCCGAACAGATCCGTAACGGCGACTTCAGCGACGGCACCAGCCCCTGGTTCTCGTACGGCACCGGCGACCTCCGGGTCGTCGACGGCCGGCTCTGCACCACCGTCCCCGCCGGCCTGGCGAACCCCTGGGACGCCGGCATCGGCCAGGACGCGGTGCCGCTGATCGCGGGCGCCGAGTACGAGCTCTCCTTCGACATCTCCGCCACCCCCGGGACGGCCGTCACGGCGGTGCTCCAGCTCGGCAGCGCCCCCTACACCACGTACGCCAGCGCCAACGCGAACGCGACCGGCACCGCGCAGCACGTCGCCAAGACGTTCACCGCCCCGGCCGACAACCCCGGCGCGCAGCTCATCTTCCAGGTCGGCGGCAGCCCGCAGGCGCAGACGGTCTGCCTGGACAACGTCTCGCTGCGCGGCGGCGAGCCCGCCCAGCCGTACGAGCCGGACACCGGGCCACGGGTGCGGGTCAACCAGGTCGGCTACCTGCCCGGCGGACCGAAGAACGCCACCGTGGTCACCGACGCCGCCGACCCGCTGCCCTGGCAGCTGAAGTCCGCAGCCGGTGCGGTGGTGGCCAGCGGCCAGAGCACCCCGCGCGGCGTCGACCGGGCGTCCGACCAGAACGTGCAGACCGTCGACTTCTCGTCGTTCCGCACCCCGGGCACCGGCTACACCCTGGTGGTGGACGGGGAGACCAGCCACCCGTTCGACATCTCCGGCACCCTCTACGACCGGCTGCGCGCCGACTCCCTCCAGTTCTTCTACGCCCAGCGCAGCGGCACCGCGATCGACGGCGGCCTGATCGGCGCCGAGTACGCCCGCCCGGCCGGGCACCTCGGCGTGGCCCCCAACCAGGGCGACACGAGCGTGCCCTGCCAGCCCGGCGTCTGCGACTACTCCCTCGACGTGCGCGGCGGCTGGTACGACGCCGGCGACCACGGCAAGTACGTGGTCAACGGCGGCATCGCCACCTACCAGCTGCTGAGCGCCTTCGAGCGGACCAAGACCGCGGAGACGGCCGGCGGCGGCGCGGGCCTGGGCGACTCGACCCTGCGCGTGCCCGAGCGGGGCAACAACGTCCCGGACATCCTCGACGAGGCCCGCTGGGAGCTGGAGTTCCTGCTGCGGATGCAGGTGCCGGCCGGCCAGCCGCTCGCCGGGATGGCCCATCACAAGATCCATGACCGGAACTGGACCGGTCTGCCGCTCGCCCCGCAGGACGACCCGCAGCCGCGCGAACTGCACCCGCCGTCCACCGCGGCCACCCTCAACCTGGCGGCTGTCGCCGCCCAGTGCGCCCGGCTGTTCGCCCCGTACGACGCCGCCTTCGCCGCCCGCTGCGGCACCGCCGCGAAGACCGCGTACGCGGCGGCCAAGGCACACCCGAAGGTGTACGCCTCGGCGGCCGACGGCAACGGCGGCGGCGCGTACGACGACACGAACGTCACCGACGAGTTCTACTGGGCGGCCGTCGAGCTGTGGCTGACCACCGGGGCGCAGGCGTACCTGACCGATCTCACCGCGTCGCCGCTGCACACCGCCGACGTGTTCGAGGCCGGGGGCGCCTTCGGCTGGCAGAGCGTCGCCGCGCTGGGCCGGCTCGACCTGGCCACCGTGCCGAACGCGCTGCCGGCCGCCGAGCGGGCCCGGATCCGCGCCTCGGTGACCGCCGCCGCCGACCGTTACCTGGCCACCCTGCGCGGCCAGGCGTACGGGCTGCCGCTGACCGGCGAGGACTACTCGTACGTCTGGGGCGGCAACAGCAACATCATCAACAACGCGGTCGTGCTCGCCACCGCGTTCGACCTGACCCGGGACGCGAAGTACCGGGACGGGGCCGTGCAGAGCGCCGACTACCTGCTCGGCCGCAACGCGCTGAACATCTCGTACGTGACCGGCTGGGGCGAGCACGCGGCGCAGAACCAGCACAGCCGGATCTTCGGCCACCAGCTCGACCCGAACCTGCCGCACCCGCCGGCGGGCTCCCTGGCCGGTGGCGCGAACTCGGGCCTCCAGGACCCGTTCGCGGCCAACCTGCTGGCCGGCTGCAAGCCGATGTTCTGCTACGTCGACGACATCAACTCGTACGCGACCAACGAGGTGGCGATCAACTGGAACTCGGCGCTGGCGTGGCTGGCGTCGTTCCTCGCCGACCAGCGTGACGCGAAGGCGGTCCCCGCCCCGACCTGCGCCGCCACGTACACCACCCACGGAAGCTGGCCGGACGGCTTCAACACCCAGGTCACCGTGCGCAACACCGGCACGTCCGCGGTGACCGGGTGGAACGTGCGGTGGGCCTTCACCGGCGACCAGCACGTGAACAGCTACTGGTCGGCGCAGGTCAGCCAGTCCGGTGCCACGGTCACCGCGACGAACGAGTCGTGGAACGCGAAGATCGCCCCGGGGGCCGAGGTCACCTTCGGCCTGATCGGGTCGACGGCGAGCGGCCCCAACCCCAACCCCAACCTGGTCACCCTCAACGGAGTCGCCTGCACCCTCTCCTGA
- a CDS encoding PP2C family protein-serine/threonine phosphatase — translation MTLKLRSVGASDRGLIRSGNQDAQHAGNWLVAVADGMGGMAAGDLASRIAMDAITPLDVETPEDTLVAALQGGIELATARIRQAVLEDPERQGMGTTLTTLLFARTGSCLALAHVGDSRAYLFREGVLKQVTRDDTFVQMLVDQGVITPDQASSHPRRAVVTQALQGDEVSPAYATMVPRAGDRWLLCSDGLSNVVRADTLTEVLGEYADRDACAAKLIDLALRAGGPDNVTVVIADVVDE, via the coding sequence ATGACCCTGAAGCTTCGTTCCGTGGGGGCGAGCGACCGTGGGCTGATCCGCAGCGGGAACCAGGACGCCCAGCACGCCGGGAACTGGCTGGTCGCCGTGGCCGACGGCATGGGCGGCATGGCGGCCGGCGACCTGGCCAGCCGGATCGCCATGGACGCGATCACCCCGCTGGACGTGGAGACCCCCGAGGACACGCTGGTCGCCGCCCTGCAGGGCGGCATCGAGCTGGCCACCGCGCGGATCCGGCAGGCCGTCCTCGAGGACCCCGAGCGCCAGGGCATGGGCACCACCCTGACCACGCTGCTCTTCGCCCGTACCGGTAGCTGCCTGGCCCTGGCCCACGTCGGCGACTCCCGGGCGTACCTGTTCCGCGAGGGCGTGCTGAAGCAGGTCACCCGGGACGACACCTTCGTGCAGATGCTGGTCGACCAGGGCGTGATCACGCCCGATCAGGCGAGCAGCCACCCCCGGCGGGCCGTGGTGACCCAGGCGTTGCAGGGCGACGAGGTCTCCCCGGCGTACGCGACGATGGTGCCCCGGGCCGGCGACCGCTGGCTGCTGTGCAGCGACGGCCTCTCCAACGTGGTCCGCGCGGACACCCTCACCGAGGTGCTCGGCGAGTACGCCGATCGGGACGCGTGCGCGGCCAAGCTGATCGACCTGGCGCTGCGGGCCGGCGGCCCGGACAACGTGACAGTGGTGATCGCCGACGTGGTGGACGAGTAG